The following are encoded together in the Macadamia integrifolia cultivar HAES 741 chromosome 10, SCU_Mint_v3, whole genome shotgun sequence genome:
- the LOC122090774 gene encoding probable carboxylesterase 12, translated as MDSSSDEVAFYRPNFVRIYKDGRVERLAGTEIVPPTAVDPQTGISSKDVLIEPETGVSARLFLPKIITNSSPQKLPLLVYYHGGGFCIETPFSPVYNRYVSSLVAEANVVAVSVHYRRAPEDPLPIAYDDSWKVLQWVISHSKGNGPEAWLNEHADLSRVTMIGDSAGANIAHNMALRAAETPLEEGVRLVGLCLVHPYFHGENQQLASEATNEEKKGKADKLWMLLCPSSTGCDDPLMNPATCVNLEKLVSKRVLVCVAEKDFLKERGLFYHKTLGKSGWGGELELMEVEGEDHVFHLFNPTSEKAVAMMSCLASFLNRD; from the coding sequence ATGGATTCGAGCAGCGATGAAGTAGCTTTCTATCGTCcaaattttgttcggatctaCAAGGACGGTCGTGTCGAAAGGCTTGCAGGAACTGAAATCGTCCCCCCCACTGCTGTCGATCCCCAAACCGGTATTTCCTCCAAAGACGTCCTCATCGAACCTGAAACCGGCGTTTCCGCCCGGCTTTTCCTCCCCAAAATAATCACCAATTCTTCCCCTCAAAAGCTTCCCCTCTTGGTCTACTACCATGGCGGCGGCTTCTGCATCGAGACCCCTTTCTCCCCTGTTTACAACCGTTATGTATCATCTCTAGTCGCGGAGGCTAACGTGGTTGCAGTATCTGTACACTACAGGAGAGCCCCAGAGGACCCTCTTCCCATCGCCTATGACGATTCATGGAAGGTGCTTCAATGGGTCATTTCTCATTCCAAAGGGAACGGCCCTGAAGCATGGTTGAACGAGCACGCAGATCTGAGCAGAGTGACTATGATCGGAGACAGCGCAGGTGCTAATATTGCCCATAACATGGCTTTACGAGCTGCAGAGACACCATTGGAGGAAGGGGTAAGGCTTGTTGGGTTGTGTTTGGTCCATCCTTATTTCCATGGAGAAAATCAGCAATTGGCTTCAGAGGCGACTAATGAGGAGAAGAAGGGTAAAGCGGATAAGCTGTGGATGTTGCTGTGCCCTTCGAGCACTGGTTGCGATGATCCGTTGATGAATCCAGCGACTTGTGTCAACTTGGAGAAGCTGGTGTCTAAGAGGGTATTGGTGTGTGTTGCGGAGAAGGATTTTTTGAAAGAGAGGGGTCTGTTTTACCATAAGACGTTGGGGAAGAGTGGGTGGGGAGGGGAATTGGAATTGATGGAGGTTGAAGGGGAGGATCATGTGTTCCACCTCTTCAATCCCACCTCCGAGAAAGCTGTAGCCATGATGTCCTGCTTAGCTTCCTTCCTCAACCGGGACTGA